In Halosolutus amylolyticus, the genomic window ACACGGGCGAGGATGGGTTCGAACTGATCGTCCCCTGGACCGAAGCCGAGCGCATCTGGTCGCTGTTCGACTGCCAGCCCTGTGGGCTCGGTGCCCGCGACACGCTCCGGATCGAGGCGGGCCTCCTGCTTGCGGGCCAGGATTTCGACCACGAGGACGATCCCCGGAACCCCTACGAGGCCGGCATCGGCTTCACGGTCGCTCTCGATACCGAGTTCGTCGGCCGCGACGCCCTGGCGGCGGTCGACGAGGAGGGCGTCGACGAGAAGTTGGTCGGCTTCCAGCTGATCGATCGGGGCGTCCCCCGGCACGGCTACGACATCACCACCACCGAGAGCCGCGTCATCGGGTCGGTCACCAGCGGGACGATGAGTCCGAGCCTCGAGAAACCGATCGGCCTCGGCTACGTCCCGGTCGAGTACGCCGATCCCGGCACGACGTTGCAGGTCGTCGTCCGCGGCCAGTCGAAAAAAGCAAGAGTTGAACCCCTTCCCTTCATCGATACGGTATAACGACTATGAGTTTCGAAATTCCCGACGACCGGCAGTACCAGGAATCGCACGAGTGGGCAGAAGAAACCGACGGCGTCGTCCGCGTCGGCATCACCGACTTCGCACAGGACGAACTCGGCGACGTCGTCTTCGTCGAACTCCCCGACGAGGGCGACGCGGTCACCCAGGACGAGGAGTTCGGCGTCATCGAGTCGATCAAGGCGGTGTCGGATCTCTACGCCCCGGTCAGCGGCGAGGTCGTGGCGATCAACGAGGCCCTGTTCGACGCGCCGGAACTCGTCAACGACGATCCGTTCGGCGAGGGCTGGATGCTCGAGATCGACGCCGACGACGCGGACGAACTCGACGCCCTCCTGTCCGCCGACGAGTACGAGGACCAGATCGCCTGATACGGATTGCTGTACCGATGCACCGGCGCAACCGCCGCCCGGATCGCGGTTGCGCTGGAACTGACGTACAGTAAGCCGTATGAATCGACCGTCCGCATTCGGTCACTCGTCGGACGACGATCGGTTGATCAGCATCAGCACGGTCCCGACGAGAGCGATCATCGCGACGCTCCAGAGGAGCCAGCCGATCGCCGCGTCGACGACGGCGACGATCGCGAGCGTCGCGAGGAAGACGATGGCGACCGCAATCGTCAGTCGGTCGGCCCGATCGAGCGGTTGGCGGCGGTCGGTCACGGCAGCGGGGTCACTCGAGGGAGACGAGGTGGTCGAGCAACTCCTCTAGCGGTTCGGTCGTGACGGCCAGCGAGTAGCCGTCGATCCGCGCCAGGTCGGCGGCGTGGTCCCACAGGTCGGGTTCGTCGATCCCGTGCAGGATGACGGCGTTCGGTGTCGGGTTGACCACGCGCAACGCGACCAGCGGCGATTCGCCGCGCGTGACGCCCGTAAACACGAGTACGCGGTTCGTACTCTGGCCGTAGAGCCGGAAGAACTCCTCGCTGGAGAGCCGGGTGATCGCCTGGATGCTGTCGATGACCGTGTGGCCGCTGATCCGATCGGTGGCCCCGCTCGCGATCTCGGTCGCGTCGATCGCGTCGTACAGCCGCGCCAGTGGGATCGACGTCGCGTACTCCCGCAGGTCGTAGACGACGTCGCTCTCGAACCCGGCCGACAGTACGCGGCCGTACTGTCGAATGCGATCCCCCCCGCGGCGTTCGTCGATCGCGAGCAGGCCGTAGACGAGTCGGCTCACGACGCCGATCCCGGGACTCTCGCGGCGCCCGCTCTCGTAGTCGGAGATGACCGACGAGGAGACGTCGATCTCCGCCGCCAGGTCGGTCTGGGAGACGCCGAAATCGGTTCGCCACTTGCGTAACGTGGCACCGGGCTCGGTACTCAGCGTGATCTCCCCGGCAATCTTCTCTGCGAGTTCTCGTTTCGGTCCGCGTCCGCCCATGTGCGTCGGTTGCGTGGTCGCGTCAAGTAGCTTCTGAAGATCGATCGGGAGTACAGCAGGGCCAGACCTCTCGTGTCGCCCTCGCCCTCCGAGAGACGGGAGTACCTTGAATATCGGTACCAGAACACGAACTCCATATGCCCTCGGTTCTCGTCCACGTCGCCCTCGCCGGTCTCCTCGGGACCGCGTTGCTCGGCGAGCGGTTCGATACGAAGGCGATCCTCGCCGTGATGGTCGTGACGGCGGCGATCGATCTCGACACCGTGATCGGCATCTACGTTCCCGGCGCTCACCGCGCGCTCTTTCACAACGTCTGGCTCGTGCTCGTTCCCGCCGCGGTGCTGTACTGGGACGGACATCTCCATTCGACGTCGGTCGTCCGCGCGCGCTGGGGTGCCTACGGCACCCGCGTCCTCTGGGTCATCCTCGTTACGGTGCTGTTCGCACACGTCCTGCTGGACGCGTTCTACAACGGCGCGAATCTCCTCTGGCCGCTCCACGATCGGTTCTACGATCTCTCGGACTAGATCATCCTCTCTACCGAGCGCGGGATCGAACAGACGTTCGTCGAGTTCGACGACGGTAACGGGCGGATCACCGAGTCGACGGCCCGCGGCACAACCCGGGATACGTACTACTCGACCGGGTTCAACCCGACGCCCGGAGAGCCCGCCGCGGGCGCGGAACGGACGTTCCCGATCGCGGACACGGGGGAACTGTTCGTGCTCACGGTCGCGGGACTCGGGACGGTACTCTTTCGGATCGCAGAAACGCGTCGCACGTCCGAGAACGAATGACCGCTCTCGCCGTCAGGAGAACCGTCGTTCCAGGAACAAAAGCGGGACCCTCATACGCATCGTTGTAACGTGTTACCGGTGATCGCCGCCCCGGTCGGGCGATCACCGGGAACGAATCACAACCGACCGTATCAGGCGTTGTTCATCCGCTGGCTCTCGCGGTTGCCACAGCGCTGGCACTCCCGGACGCGGTAGGGTTCGCGCGAATACTGGGCGTTCTCGCCGCCTCCTGCCTCGGTCACGAGCTGGACCGACACCTCGTGTAGCGTATCGGTGTCGCATACGGCACACGGTTCGGTCATCCCGTTTGACACACCATCTGTCGTTGCCATACCGGCCCATCACACCGGTCCGTCATATAGCACTGCCAGTGGCTTCGGACGAGGAGAAGGGGTATATATAGGTATTTTCGCATCGTGAGAATACCCCCCGGAACGGGAGCGGTCGATCCCGTCGCTGGCCGTTCGCGTTCGATCGACCGAAAACATATCAGGAGAGAACCATTACGGGGAGAAGTGACGGTTCGAAAACTGGGAAAGTCTTTTGCTCCATCTCTCTATAGGAACTGCACATGGATGACGAGTCCTCCATCGAAGACATTCTCGACATGATCGGGGACGAACACGCCAGGACCGTCCTCGCCTCGATCAGCCGCGAACCCTGTTCGGCGAAGGAACTGGCGGACCGACTCGACCTCTCACAGCCGACGATCTATCGACGCCTCGAACTCCTCGAAGACTACGACCTCATCAAGCATCGGACCCTCGTCGCGGACGACGGGAACCACTACAAGGAGTTTCAGTCCAACTTCAACAGCACGGTCATCTCGCTGGAAGACGACGAGTACGACGTGCGGATCTTCCGCGAAGAAAACCTCCCGGACCGGTTTTCGCAGCTCTGGGACGAACTCGGTGCAACCTAGGAGCGACGATGAGCCACAACGATAGCCACGACCTACTGTGTCCGGGAGGTATCGAGCCATGAACGAGATCGCGGAGGCCGTCCTGATGATGATGCAGATGGTCGTCTTCGCGCTCGCGCTGGGACTGACCCTCATCAGCTTCCAGTCGTACCGGAAGAACCAGTCGAAGCGACTGGAATCCGCGTTCATCGGCTTCGCGTTCCTCAGTATGGGCGTCGCACTCACCACGATCGTTTCCCAGGTGCCGTCGCTGTCGGTCCTGTTCCGAATCGTCGAGACGATCCCGTTCATCATCGGGTTCGGGATGCTCTACCTGTCGCTGTACCGGTGACGTGCCCGCCCGGCGACACGGGCACGCGAGCGCCCGAACAGTGAAGCCCCCGCGGTTCGAGTCGACCCGATATGCCATCGACGGTCGTCCACGTCGCGTTCGCGGGAGTGATCGGGGTCGCGTTGCTCGGCGACGAGTTCGATACCCGGGCGATCCTGATCGTGATGGGGTGTACCGCCCTCCTCGATCTGGATACGCTGATCGGAATCGTCGTCCCCGGAACGCACCGCGCGGCGTTGCACAACGTCTGGATCGTGCTCGTTCCCGCCGCCGTCGTGCTCTGGGACGCCACAGTCCGCGAGAAGTCCGCCCTCCGCGATCGGTGGGGCGACTACGGTCACCGCGTCGCGTGGGCC contains:
- a CDS encoding DUF7521 family protein produces the protein MNEIAEAVLMMMQMVVFALALGLTLISFQSYRKNQSKRLESAFIGFAFLSMGVALTTIVSQVPSLSVLFRIVETIPFIIGFGMLYLSLYR
- a CDS encoding helix-turn-helix domain-containing protein, producing the protein MGGRGPKRELAEKIAGEITLSTEPGATLRKWRTDFGVSQTDLAAEIDVSSSVISDYESGRRESPGIGVVSRLVYGLLAIDERRGGDRIRQYGRVLSAGFESDVVYDLREYATSIPLARLYDAIDATEIASGATDRISGHTVIDSIQAITRLSSEEFFRLYGQSTNRVLVFTGVTRGESPLVALRVVNPTPNAVILHGIDEPDLWDHAADLARIDGYSLAVTTEPLEELLDHLVSLE
- the gcvH gene encoding glycine cleavage system protein GcvH; this translates as MSFEIPDDRQYQESHEWAEETDGVVRVGITDFAQDELGDVVFVELPDEGDAVTQDEEFGVIESIKAVSDLYAPVSGEVVAINEALFDAPELVNDDPFGEGWMLEIDADDADELDALLSADEYEDQIA
- a CDS encoding ArsR/SmtB family transcription factor; this encodes MDDESSIEDILDMIGDEHARTVLASISREPCSAKELADRLDLSQPTIYRRLELLEDYDLIKHRTLVADDGNHYKEFQSNFNSTVISLEDDEYDVRIFREENLPDRFSQLWDELGAT